From Medicago truncatula cultivar Jemalong A17 chromosome 7, MtrunA17r5.0-ANR, whole genome shotgun sequence, a single genomic window includes:
- the LOC11435622 gene encoding cyclic dof factor 1 produces the protein MNMSETQKDHGIMLFGWKIPVPECRIPPNSGPMDTCSSTRKTEAEIPCAEKTEQQDNSSDSMDSKQESIQEKEPIVNSKPTEDNTETTDQDKLLKKPDKIVQCPRCNSWDTKFCYFNNYNVNQPRHFCKNCQRYWTAGGTMRNVPIGAGRRKNKHLASQYRQIIVTTNGIPTTRLESTNSSDHHHTSTDNETVLKFGPDTPLCESMESMLHLRDQKRNADANSNSSVQHREDPSLCGSSVTNTGNQGNEVSEHNASNWLQCYPVSPWVLPMNPGWNNVASMAAVHPTSASMQWCPTPMLAIPGIRPQNIPLQLVAASHWSGPSLCLSPPSSTSNSCCSGNGSPTLGKHSRDTVFVDEDKTDKCVPVRKTIRTDVTDAVSKSPIRATLATKKPNEEGKDGVLGGSQILEASSGAISHAHTIQESI, from the coding sequence GATACTTGCAGCAGTACAAGGAAAACAGAAGCGGAAATACCTTGTGCAGAAAAAACTGAGCAACAAGACAATTCTTCTGATTCAATGGATAGTAAACAAGAGTCTATACAGGAAAAGGAGCCAATAGTAAATTCCAAGCCCACTGAAGATAACACGGAGACTACAGATCAAGATAAACTCTTAAAGAAACCAGACAAGATTGTTCAGTGTCCGCGATGCAACAGTTGGGACACCAAGTTTTGTTATTTCAACAACTATAATGTCAATCAACCTCGACATTTCTGCAAGAACTGCCAAAGGTATTGGACTGCTGGTGGAACAATGAGAAATGTTCCGATAGGTGCTGGGAGGCGGAAGAATAAGCACCTAGCCTCTCAATACCGGCAAATTATAGTAACCACGAATGGAATTCCAACCACGAGGCTAGAAAGTACTAACTCATCCGATCACCACCACACATCTACGGATAACGAGACTGTATTGAAATTTGGTCCTGATACCCCTCTTTGCGAATCAATGGAATCAATGCTTCATCTTAGAGACCAGAAAAGAAATGCTGATGCAAATTCAAACAGTTCTGTGCAACATAGAGAGGATCCGTCCTTGTGTGGATCTTCTGTAACGAATACCGGAAATCAAGGAAATGAAGTATCAGAACACAATGCTTCAAATTGGTTGCAGTGTTATCCTGTTTCTCCATGGGTACTACCGATGAATCCAGGTTGGAATAATGTTGCTTCGATGGCAGCAGTTCATCCGACTTCTGCATCCATGCAATGGTGTCCGACGCCTATGTTGGCAATTCCAGGAATTCGGCCACAAAATATACCTTTACAACTTGTAGCAGCATCACATTGGAGTGGACCGTCACTTTGCCTCTCGCCGCCTTCATCTACTAGTAACAGTTGCTGCTCAGGAAATGGCTCACCAACCCTAGGAAAGCACAGTAGAGATACAGTTTTCGTAGATGAAGACAAAACAGACAAGTGTGTTCCGGTTCGAAAAACGATTAGAACTGATGTCACAGATGCGGTCTCGAAAAGTCCTATCCGGGCTACATTAGCTACCAAGAAGCCtaatgaagaaggaaaagacGGTGTATTGGGTGGCTCTCAGATTTTGGAAGCCAGCTCAGGAGCTATTTCTCATGCTCATACAATCCAGGAAAGCATATAA